Proteins co-encoded in one Enterobacter sp. R4-368 genomic window:
- a CDS encoding protein YohO → MKSGKIVVIAIFLLMAIGGIGGVMLAGYSFIVRGGVG, encoded by the coding sequence ATGAAGTCTGGTAAAATTGTTGTTATCGCTATCTTTTTGCTGATGGCCATCGGCGGAATTGGTGGCGTCATGCTCGCCGGTTATTCGTTTATTGTGCGTGGCGGTGTCGGTTGA
- the bglX gene encoding beta-glucosidase BglX — translation MKWLCSVGVAVSLALQPALAEEMFGNHPLTPEARDAFVTELLKKMTVDEKIGQLRLISVGPDNPKEAIRDMIKASQVGAIFNTVTRQDIRAMQDQAMQLSRLKIPLFFAYDVVHGQRTVFPISLGLASSFNLDAVKTVGRVSAYEAADDGLNMTWAPMVDVSRDPRWGRVSEGFGEDTYLTSEMGRTMVEAMQGKSPADRYAVMTSVKHFAAYGAVEGGKEYNTVDMSPQRLFNDYMPPYKAALDAGSGGVMVALNSLNGTPASSDSWLLKDLLRDEWGFKGITISDHGAIKELIKHGTAADPEDAVRVALKSGINMSMSDEYYSKYLPGLVKSGKVTMAELDDATRHVLNVKYDMGLFNDPYSHLGPKESDPKDTNAESRLHRKEAREVARESMVLLKNRLETLPLKKSGTVAVVGPLADSKRDSMGSWSAAGVADQSVTVLTGIRNALAGKGEVVYAKGANITNDKDIVNFLNLYEPAVVVDPRSPQAMIDEAVAAAKKSDVVVAVVGEAQGMAHEASSRTDITIPQSQRDLIAALKATGKPLVLVLMNGRPLALVKEDQQADAILETWFAGTEGGNAIADILFGDYNPSGKLPMSFPRSVGQIPVYYSHLNTGRPYDADKPNKYTSRYFDEANGPLYPFGYGLSYTTFKVSDVKMSAPSMTRTGKVTASVEVTNTGKREGETVIQMYLQDVTASMSRPVKQLRGFDKVNLKPGETQTVSFPIDINALKFWNQKMKYDAEPGKFNVFIGVDSARVNQGEFELR, via the coding sequence ATGAAATGGCTATGTTCTGTAGGTGTCGCTGTGAGCCTCGCGCTGCAACCAGCGCTGGCGGAAGAGATGTTCGGCAACCATCCGCTGACGCCAGAAGCAAGGGATGCGTTTGTCACTGAGTTGCTCAAAAAAATGACGGTCGATGAAAAAATCGGCCAGCTGCGTTTAATCAGCGTCGGGCCGGATAACCCAAAAGAAGCCATTCGCGACATGATCAAAGCAAGCCAGGTCGGCGCAATTTTTAACACCGTCACCCGGCAGGATATTCGCGCCATGCAGGATCAGGCGATGCAGCTAAGCCGCCTGAAAATCCCTCTGTTTTTTGCCTATGACGTGGTACACGGCCAGCGTACCGTCTTCCCGATTAGCCTCGGTCTTGCCTCCAGCTTTAACCTTGATGCGGTGAAAACCGTTGGTCGCGTTTCTGCCTATGAAGCCGCTGACGACGGCCTGAATATGACCTGGGCGCCGATGGTTGATGTCTCGCGCGATCCGCGCTGGGGCCGCGTTTCCGAAGGGTTTGGCGAAGATACGTACCTGACCTCTGAAATGGGGCGCACCATGGTCGAAGCGATGCAGGGCAAAAGCCCGGCCGATCGCTACGCGGTGATGACCAGCGTGAAACACTTCGCCGCTTATGGCGCGGTAGAAGGCGGTAAAGAGTACAACACCGTTGATATGAGCCCGCAGCGCCTGTTCAACGACTATATGCCACCGTACAAAGCCGCGCTGGACGCTGGCAGCGGCGGCGTAATGGTGGCGCTGAACTCCCTCAACGGCACACCGGCTTCCTCCGATTCATGGCTGCTGAAAGATCTGCTGCGTGATGAGTGGGGCTTTAAAGGCATCACCATTTCCGATCACGGGGCGATTAAAGAGCTGATTAAACACGGCACCGCCGCCGATCCGGAAGATGCCGTGCGCGTGGCGCTGAAATCCGGCATCAACATGAGTATGAGCGACGAGTACTACAGCAAATACCTGCCGGGCCTGGTGAAATCCGGCAAAGTGACGATGGCGGAGCTGGATGATGCCACCCGCCACGTGCTGAATGTGAAATACGATATGGGGCTGTTTAACGATCCGTACAGCCACCTGGGGCCGAAAGAGAGCGACCCGAAAGATACCAATGCCGAAAGCCGTCTGCACCGCAAAGAAGCGCGGGAAGTGGCGCGTGAAAGCATGGTACTGCTGAAAAACCGTCTGGAAACGCTGCCGCTGAAAAAATCGGGCACCGTGGCGGTGGTGGGCCCGCTGGCCGACAGCAAACGCGATTCGATGGGCAGCTGGTCTGCGGCAGGCGTTGCCGATCAGTCCGTTACCGTGCTGACCGGTATTCGTAACGCGCTGGCTGGTAAAGGTGAAGTGGTGTATGCCAAAGGGGCAAACATCACCAATGACAAAGATATCGTTAATTTCCTCAATCTTTATGAACCGGCAGTGGTTGTCGATCCGCGCTCCCCGCAAGCGATGATTGATGAAGCGGTCGCCGCGGCGAAAAAATCCGACGTGGTTGTTGCGGTAGTGGGCGAAGCGCAGGGCATGGCGCATGAAGCCTCCAGCCGTACCGATATCACCATTCCGCAGAGCCAGCGTGATTTGATTGCCGCGCTGAAAGCCACCGGCAAACCGCTGGTATTGGTGCTGATGAACGGTCGCCCGCTGGCGCTGGTGAAAGAGGATCAGCAAGCCGACGCCATTCTGGAAACCTGGTTTGCCGGCACCGAAGGCGGCAACGCCATTGCCGATATTCTGTTTGGTGACTACAACCCGTCCGGTAAGCTGCCGATGTCCTTCCCGCGCTCTGTCGGGCAGATCCCGGTCTATTACAGCCACCTGAACACCGGGCGTCCGTATGATGCCGATAAACCAAACAAATATACCTCTCGTTACTTCGACGAAGCGAACGGCCCGCTCTATCCGTTTGGCTATGGCCTGAGCTACACCACCTTCAAGGTTTCTGACGTGAAGATGTCTGCACCGTCGATGACGCGCACCGGCAAAGTGACCGCCAGCGTTGAAGTGACCAATACCGGCAAACGCGAAGGCGAAACGGTTATTCAGATGTATTTGCAGGATGTCACCGCGTCAATGAGCCGCCCGGTCAAACAACTGCGCGGTTTTGATAAGGTGAACCTGAAACCGGGCGAAACCCAAACCGTTAGCTTCCCGATCGATATCAATGCGCTGAAATTCTGGAACCAGAAGATGAAGTACGATGCGGAGCCAGGCAAATTCAATGTCTTTATCGGCGTTGATTCTGCACGCGTTAACCAGGGCGAGTTCGAACTGCGTTAA
- a CDS encoding sensor histidine kinase: MYEFNLVLLLLQQMCVFLVIAWLMSKTRLFIPLMQVTVRLPHKLLCYVTFSIFCILGTYFGLHIEDSIANTRAIGAVMGGLLGGPLVGGLVGLTGGIHRYSMGGMTALSCMLSTFVEGLLGGLVHRALIKRGRTDLVFSPFTAGAVTCVAELIQMLIILLIARPFDSALHLVQSIAAPMMVTNTVGAALFMRILLDKRAMFEKYTSAFSATALKVAASTEGFLRQGFNEENSMKVALVLYKELDIGAVAITDREKLLAFTGTGDDHHLPGRPISSVWTQRAIETGEVVYADGNEVPYQCSLHPQCKLGSTLVIPLRGENQRVVGTIKLYEAKNRLFSSINRTLGEGIAQLLSAQILAGQYERQKALLTQSEIKLLHAQVNPHFLFNALNTLKAVIRRDSDQAGLLVQYLSTFFRKNLKRPSEVVTLADEIEHVNAYLQIEKARFQSRLQVQLHVPEALSHLQLPAFTLQPIVENAIKHGTSHLLGVGEIMINASQDGRHLVLDIEDNAGLYQPKTDASGLGMSLVDKRLRARFGDECGITIACEPDLFTRITLRLPLEEHAC; encoded by the coding sequence ATGTACGAGTTCAATCTGGTGTTGCTGCTGCTTCAGCAGATGTGCGTGTTTCTGGTTATCGCCTGGTTGATGAGCAAAACGCGGCTGTTTATTCCGCTGATGCAGGTAACCGTGCGCTTACCGCATAAGCTGCTGTGCTATGTCACCTTCTCCATTTTCTGCATTCTCGGTACCTATTTCGGCCTGCATATCGAGGATTCTATTGCCAACACGCGCGCGATTGGCGCGGTAATGGGCGGCCTGCTCGGTGGCCCGTTAGTGGGCGGTCTTGTCGGGTTAACCGGCGGTATTCACCGCTATTCGATGGGCGGCATGACCGCGCTTAGCTGCATGCTCTCTACGTTTGTTGAAGGGTTGCTCGGCGGCCTGGTACACCGCGCGCTAATCAAACGCGGGCGCACCGATCTGGTGTTCAGCCCGTTTACCGCCGGGGCGGTAACTTGCGTGGCGGAGCTGATCCAGATGCTGATTATTCTGCTTATCGCCCGTCCGTTTGATAGCGCGTTACACCTGGTGCAAAGCATCGCCGCGCCAATGATGGTCACCAATACCGTTGGTGCGGCGCTGTTTATGCGCATCCTGCTCGATAAGCGCGCAATGTTCGAAAAGTACACCTCGGCGTTTTCCGCCACTGCATTAAAAGTGGCAGCGTCGACGGAAGGGTTTTTGCGCCAGGGTTTTAACGAAGAGAACAGCATGAAGGTGGCGCTGGTGCTCTATAAAGAGCTCGATATTGGCGCGGTGGCGATAACCGACAGGGAAAAACTGCTGGCCTTCACCGGCACCGGCGACGATCACCATCTGCCGGGGCGGCCCATCTCGTCGGTCTGGACGCAGCGCGCCATTGAAACCGGGGAAGTGGTTTATGCCGACGGCAACGAAGTGCCTTACCAATGTTCGCTCCATCCGCAATGCAAACTCGGTTCGACGCTGGTGATCCCGCTGCGCGGCGAAAACCAGCGCGTGGTGGGGACGATTAAGTTGTATGAAGCGAAAAACCGCCTGTTCAGCTCCATCAACCGCACGCTGGGCGAGGGGATTGCGCAACTGCTTTCGGCGCAGATCCTTGCCGGACAGTATGAGCGGCAAAAGGCGCTGCTTACCCAGTCGGAAATTAAACTGCTGCACGCGCAGGTAAATCCGCATTTCCTGTTTAATGCCCTGAACACGCTAAAAGCAGTGATCCGCCGCGACAGCGATCAGGCCGGGTTGCTGGTGCAATATCTCTCAACGTTCTTTCGTAAAAACTTAAAACGCCCGTCGGAAGTGGTAACGCTGGCGGACGAAATTGAACATGTGAACGCCTACCTGCAAATTGAAAAAGCGCGTTTTCAGTCGCGCTTGCAGGTGCAATTACATGTGCCGGAAGCGCTGTCGCACCTGCAACTTCCGGCGTTTACCCTGCAACCGATCGTGGAAAATGCCATCAAACATGGCACGTCGCACCTGCTCGGCGTGGGCGAGATTATGATTAACGCCAGCCAGGACGGGCGGCATCTGGTGCTGGATATTGAAGACAATGCCGGGTTGTACCAGCCGAAAACCGACGCCAGTGGATTAGGGATGAGCCTGGTGGATAAGCGCCTGCGCGCGCGGTTTGGCGATGAGTGCGGCATTACTATTGCCTGTGAGCCGGATCTGTTTACCCGCATTACCCTACGACTCCCGCTGGAGGAACACGCATGTTAA
- the mlrA gene encoding HTH-type transcriptional regulator MlrA, with protein sequence MALYTIGEVALLCEINPVTLRAWQRRYGLLQPQRTDGGHRLFTEEDIDRIREIKRWIETGVQVSKVQKLLSSALEETRDGWRAQQETALQYLQQGDPHRLHQWIKEHGRDYPAQALATHLLIPLRLRLQTQQPALLAMLSLLDGILINYISGCLTSARKKPGKDALVIGWNVQDTTRLWLEGWMASQQGWRVDILAHALPQLRPEMFPGRTLLVWCGETPGEAQQQQMLAWREAGHSVWLLGI encoded by the coding sequence ATGGCGCTTTACACAATCGGTGAAGTGGCGTTGTTATGCGAAATCAACCCCGTGACGCTGCGGGCCTGGCAGCGACGTTATGGACTATTGCAACCCCAGCGCACGGATGGCGGCCACCGGTTATTCACCGAAGAGGACATTGACCGCATCCGGGAGATCAAACGCTGGATAGAGACCGGCGTGCAGGTCAGCAAAGTGCAAAAGCTGCTCTCTTCAGCGCTGGAAGAGACGCGAGATGGCTGGCGCGCCCAGCAGGAAACCGCCCTGCAATACCTGCAACAGGGCGACCCGCATCGCCTGCATCAGTGGATCAAAGAGCACGGGCGCGACTACCCGGCGCAGGCGCTGGCAACACATCTGCTTATCCCCTTACGATTGCGGCTACAAACTCAGCAGCCCGCCCTGCTGGCGATGCTGAGCCTGCTTGACGGGATCCTGATCAATTACATTTCCGGCTGCCTGACTTCTGCGCGTAAAAAACCGGGTAAAGACGCGCTGGTGATTGGCTGGAATGTGCAGGACACCACGCGCCTGTGGCTGGAGGGCTGGATGGCAAGCCAGCAGGGATGGCGGGTGGATATTCTGGCGCATGCCCTGCCCCAGTTGCGCCCGGAGATGTTCCCCGGCCGGACACTGCTGGTGTGGTGCGGCGAAACACCGGGCGAAGCACAGCAACAGCAGATGCTGGCATGGCGCGAAGCGGGGCACAGCGTCTGGTTGCTCGGCATTTAA
- a CDS encoding ABC transporter permease, whose product MKILRDPLLWLMALFVALLVWLPHSAALFSSLFPQLPRPVYLQESFISLTVAHFSLVAVSSVIAIVLGVGAGVAVTRSAGREFRPLAETIAAVGQTFPPVAVLAIAVPVMGFGKQPAIIALVLYGVLPILQGTLAGIASVPESVQSVAKGMGMSAWQRLLKVELPLAAPMIIAGVRTSVIINIGTATIASTVGASTLGTPIIIGLSGFNTAYVVQGAVLVALAAIIVDRGFERLAQRLNRHRHAQ is encoded by the coding sequence GTGAAGATCCTGCGTGACCCGCTGCTGTGGCTGATGGCGCTGTTTGTTGCGCTGCTGGTCTGGTTACCGCATAGCGCGGCGCTGTTCAGTTCACTTTTTCCGCAGCTCCCGCGCCCGGTCTATTTGCAGGAGAGTTTTATTTCGCTGACCGTCGCCCATTTCTCGCTGGTCGCGGTTTCCAGTGTGATTGCGATTGTGCTGGGGGTTGGCGCAGGCGTTGCGGTCACGCGTTCTGCCGGGCGGGAATTTCGCCCGCTGGCGGAAACCATTGCCGCCGTGGGGCAAACTTTTCCCCCGGTGGCGGTGCTGGCGATTGCCGTGCCGGTAATGGGCTTTGGTAAACAACCGGCGATTATTGCGCTGGTGCTATATGGCGTATTGCCGATCTTGCAGGGCACGCTGGCGGGGATCGCCTCGGTGCCGGAAAGCGTGCAAAGCGTGGCGAAAGGCATGGGCATGAGCGCATGGCAGCGGTTGTTGAAGGTGGAGTTGCCGCTCGCCGCACCGATGATCATCGCCGGGGTACGCACGTCGGTGATCATTAATATCGGCACCGCCACTATCGCGTCTACGGTCGGTGCAAGTACGCTGGGGACGCCAATCATCATTGGCCTGAGCGGTTTTAATACGGCTTATGTGGTACAGGGGGCGGTGCTGGTGGCGCTGGCAGCGATTATTGTCGATCGGGGATTTGAGCGGCTGGCGCAGCGGCTCAACCGACACCGCCACGCACAATAA
- a CDS encoding YehR family lipoprotein — translation MKLSKFIAALFSVALLIGLTGCGEKEQSKTFTFAQAGTEVTLTYYYKGDEVERQTAKNKIEYASIGAKTKDEAMKVLDPISKKYQSIKGIKESVDYQETYAQETLDVDYNEVDFAALNNLQGSEFTGTVNGKISMKKSEELLKSRGFKEVQ, via the coding sequence GTGAAATTGAGTAAATTCATCGCCGCACTCTTTTCTGTCGCTTTACTCATTGGTCTGACCGGCTGTGGGGAAAAAGAGCAGAGTAAAACCTTTACCTTTGCGCAGGCGGGCACGGAAGTGACGCTGACCTATTACTACAAAGGTGACGAGGTTGAACGCCAGACCGCCAAAAATAAAATCGAGTACGCTTCCATTGGCGCGAAGACAAAAGACGAGGCGATGAAAGTGCTGGATCCGATCAGCAAAAAATACCAGAGCATTAAAGGGATCAAAGAGAGCGTGGATTATCAGGAAACCTACGCGCAAGAGACGCTGGATGTGGATTACAACGAGGTCGATTTTGCTGCGCTGAACAACCTGCAGGGTTCCGAGTTTACCGGCACGGTCAATGGCAAAATCAGCATGAAGAAATCAGAAGAGCTGCTGAAATCACGCGGCTTTAAAGAAGTGCAGTAA
- a CDS encoding ABC transporter permease, protein MDVSIRCHNRVLLLLAVLGGLAAWLPFVNYAPNRLVSGESRALWQLFSALWLLAPCLLLAMSFIPGRGAQVATLLFTEALFCLLIWSAGRAATDLVQTGSPLARTSPGSGLWLWLALTLLACSDAIRRVVSNPVWRWLLHAQVWCLPLYLLLSGALDNLSLLREYTNRQDVFNDALAQHLTLLFGTLLPALVVGFAIGLWCYRHPSRQGPVFAVLNVIQTIPSVALFGLLIAPLAGLVKQFPELSQLGIAGTGMTPALIALILYALLPLVRGVVAGLNQVPQEVLESAEAMGMSARQRFWQVRVPLALPLLLRSLRVVAVQTVGMAVIAALIGAGGFGALVFQGLLSSALDLVLLGVIPVIAMAVIVDALFGLGIALLKVKQHD, encoded by the coding sequence ATGGATGTTTCGATACGCTGCCATAACCGTGTGTTGTTGCTGTTGGCGGTGCTGGGCGGGCTGGCGGCGTGGCTGCCGTTTGTGAACTATGCGCCAAACCGGCTGGTTTCCGGTGAAAGCCGCGCCTTATGGCAGCTTTTTTCCGCGCTGTGGCTCCTTGCGCCCTGTCTCTTACTGGCAATGAGCTTTATTCCCGGTCGCGGTGCGCAGGTGGCAACGTTGCTGTTTACCGAAGCGCTGTTCTGCCTGCTGATATGGAGCGCGGGCAGGGCGGCGACCGATCTCGTGCAGACGGGCAGCCCGCTGGCGCGCACATCGCCCGGCAGCGGGTTGTGGCTGTGGCTGGCGCTAACGCTGTTGGCCTGTAGCGATGCGATTCGCCGCGTTGTGTCCAACCCCGTGTGGCGCTGGTTGCTGCATGCGCAGGTGTGGTGCCTTCCTCTCTATTTATTGCTCAGCGGCGCGCTGGATAATCTCTCGCTGCTACGCGAATACACCAATCGGCAGGATGTGTTCAACGATGCGCTGGCGCAGCATTTAACGCTGTTGTTTGGCACGTTGCTACCTGCGCTGGTGGTCGGCTTTGCCATCGGGCTGTGGTGCTATCGTCATCCCTCTCGCCAGGGGCCGGTGTTCGCGGTGCTCAACGTTATTCAAACCATTCCGTCGGTGGCGCTGTTTGGCTTACTGATTGCGCCGTTAGCCGGGCTGGTAAAGCAATTCCCCGAACTTAGCCAGTTGGGGATTGCCGGCACTGGCATGACACCTGCGCTGATTGCGTTAATCCTCTATGCCTTACTGCCGCTGGTGCGCGGTGTGGTCGCCGGGTTAAACCAGGTGCCGCAGGAGGTGCTGGAAAGCGCCGAAGCGATGGGCATGAGCGCGCGCCAGCGTTTCTGGCAGGTGCGCGTGCCGCTGGCGCTTCCGCTGCTACTGCGCAGCCTGCGAGTGGTGGCGGTGCAAACGGTCGGGATGGCGGTGATTGCCGCATTGATCGGTGCGGGTGGGTTTGGTGCGCTGGTCTTTCAGGGGCTGCTGAGCAGCGCACTGGATCTGGTACTGCTGGGCGTCATTCCGGTTATCGCCATGGCGGTGATCGTTGATGCGTTATTTGGCTTAGGGATAGCGCTGCTGAAGGTGAAACAGCATGATTGA
- a CDS encoding DUF1456 family protein: MLNNDILRSVRYTLQADNTALVRILALADTAVTVEQLAPWLRKEDEEGYKPCPDIVLSAFLNGLIYEKRGKDETAPPLVAERKLNNNIVLKKLRIAFSLKTDDILAILTAQQFRISMPEITAMMRAPDHKNFRECGDQVMRYFLRGLAVREQKPKGKTEAE; the protein is encoded by the coding sequence ATGCTTAATAACGATATCCTGCGCAGCGTGCGTTACACCCTGCAAGCTGATAACACCGCGCTGGTGCGCATTCTTGCACTGGCAGACACGGCAGTGACCGTTGAACAGCTGGCGCCCTGGTTGCGCAAAGAAGACGAGGAAGGTTATAAGCCGTGCCCGGATATTGTGTTGTCCGCGTTTCTGAACGGTCTTATTTATGAAAAACGTGGCAAAGATGAAACCGCGCCGCCGCTGGTGGCTGAACGCAAGCTGAATAACAATATCGTGCTGAAAAAGCTGCGTATCGCCTTTTCGTTAAAAACTGACGATATTCTGGCTATTCTGACCGCCCAGCAGTTCCGCATCTCGATGCCGGAAATCACTGCCATGATGCGTGCGCCGGATCATAAGAACTTCCGCGAATGCGGCGATCAGGTGATGCGTTATTTCCTACGTGGTCTGGCGGTACGCGAGCAAAAACCGAAGGGTAAAACCGAAGCGGAATAA
- a CDS encoding ABC transporter ATP-binding protein, with the protein MIEFNNVSKTFAGQSAVSHLDLHVKTGAFSVLIGTSGSGKSTTLKMINRLVEHDEGTITFAGTDIRSLPVLELRRRMGYAIQSIGLFPHWTVAQNIATVLQLQKWSRAKRDARVDELMALLGLEPALRERFPHQLSGGQQQRVGVARALAADPEVLLMDEPFGALDPVTRAALQQEMVRIHRLLGRTIVLVTHDIDEALQLADHLVLMDGGKVVQQGTPLSMLTAPRNDFVREFFGRSELGVRLLSLRQVSAYLRSERVAVGEPLQEAMTLREALSAFVAQQCEVLPVNNAQGQPCGSLHFRDLLRVEAACEDPA; encoded by the coding sequence ATGATTGAATTTAATAACGTCAGTAAAACCTTTGCCGGGCAGTCAGCGGTGAGCCATCTCGATTTGCACGTTAAAACGGGCGCGTTTTCGGTGCTGATTGGCACCTCGGGTTCCGGAAAATCCACCACCCTGAAGATGATTAACCGGCTGGTGGAACACGATGAAGGCACAATTACTTTTGCCGGGACGGATATCCGCTCGCTGCCGGTGCTGGAGCTGCGCCGTCGCATGGGGTATGCCATTCAGTCGATAGGTTTATTTCCTCACTGGACGGTGGCGCAGAACATAGCCACCGTGCTGCAATTGCAAAAGTGGTCACGCGCGAAGCGCGACGCGCGGGTCGATGAACTGATGGCTCTGCTGGGGCTGGAGCCTGCCCTGCGCGAGCGCTTTCCGCATCAGCTCTCCGGCGGGCAGCAGCAGCGGGTGGGCGTTGCCCGCGCGCTTGCCGCCGACCCGGAAGTGCTGTTAATGGATGAACCTTTCGGCGCGCTTGATCCCGTAACCCGCGCGGCGTTACAGCAGGAGATGGTGCGCATTCACCGTCTGCTTGGACGCACCATTGTGCTGGTGACGCATGACATTGATGAAGCCTTACAACTGGCCGATCACCTGGTACTGATGGATGGCGGAAAGGTGGTCCAGCAGGGGACGCCGTTATCGATGCTGACCGCGCCGCGTAACGATTTTGTGCGCGAGTTTTTTGGCCGCAGCGAGCTTGGCGTGCGGCTGCTCTCATTGCGCCAGGTGAGCGCTTATCTGCGCAGTGAACGCGTTGCTGTCGGCGAACCGCTTCAGGAAGCGATGACGCTGCGTGAAGCGCTCTCGGCGTTTGTCGCCCAGCAGTGCGAAGTATTGCCGGTGAATAATGCGCAGGGGCAGCCCTGCGGGAGCCTGCATTTTCGCGATTTGCTGCGCGTGGAGGCCGCCTGTGAAGATCCTGCGTGA
- the btsR gene encoding two-component system response regulator BtsR, producing MLKVLIVDDEPLARENLRILLQEESDIEIVGECGNAVEAIGAVHKLRPDVLFLDIQMPRISGLEMVGMLDPGNRPYVVFLTAFDEYAVQAFEEHAFDYLLKPIEARRLEKTLSRLRLERNVQDVSVLPENQEALKFIPCTGHSRIWLLQMDEVAFVSSRMSGVYVTSQEGKEGFTELTLRTLESRTPLVRCHRQYLVNMAHLKEIRLEDNGQAELLLRDGLTVPVSRRYLKNLKEALGL from the coding sequence ATGTTAAAAGTGCTGATTGTTGATGATGAACCGCTGGCCCGGGAAAACCTGCGTATCCTGCTTCAGGAAGAGAGCGATATTGAGATTGTTGGCGAGTGCGGCAACGCCGTCGAAGCGATTGGCGCGGTGCATAAACTGCGTCCGGATGTGCTGTTTCTTGATATCCAGATGCCGCGCATTAGCGGGCTGGAGATGGTCGGGATGCTCGATCCGGGAAACCGGCCGTATGTTGTGTTCCTGACCGCGTTTGACGAATACGCGGTGCAGGCGTTTGAAGAACACGCGTTCGATTATCTGCTTAAACCGATTGAAGCCCGCCGCCTGGAGAAAACCCTCAGCCGCTTGCGCCTTGAGCGAAACGTGCAGGATGTGTCGGTGCTGCCGGAAAACCAGGAAGCGCTGAAATTCATTCCCTGTACCGGGCACAGCCGGATCTGGTTATTGCAGATGGATGAAGTGGCGTTTGTCAGTAGCCGCATGAGCGGCGTGTATGTGACCAGCCAGGAGGGCAAAGAGGGGTTTACCGAGCTGACGCTGCGCACGCTGGAGAGCCGTACGCCGCTGGTGCGCTGCCACCGCCAGTACCTGGTCAATATGGCGCACCTGAAAGAGATCCGCCTGGAAGATAACGGCCAGGCGGAGCTACTGCTGCGCGATGGCCTGACGGTGCCGGTGAGTCGACGTTATCTGAAAAATTTAAAAGAGGCGTTGGGGTTGTAA
- a CDS encoding ABC transporter substrate-binding protein, translated as MTIMKKIACSIGLIAAVSLPLQAAEPVKVGSKIDTEGALLGNIILQVLESHGVKTVNKVQLGTTPVVRGAITSGELDIYPEYTGNGAFFFKDENDAAWKNAQQGYEKVKKLDAEKNKLVWLTPAPANNTWTIAVRQDVAQKNKLNSLEDLSRYLKQGGEFKLAASAEFIERTDALPAFEKAYDFKLKQDQLLSLAGGDTAVTIKAAAQQTSGVNAAMAYGTDGPVAALGLQTLSDPKGVQPIYAPTPVVRESVLKAYPELDTWLKPVFASLDEKTLQKLNASIAVEGLDAKKVAADYLKEKGLVK; from the coding sequence ATGACAATCATGAAAAAGATTGCGTGCTCAATAGGGTTGATTGCCGCGGTGAGCCTCCCGCTGCAGGCGGCGGAGCCGGTAAAGGTCGGTTCCAAAATTGATACCGAAGGGGCGCTGCTGGGCAATATCATTTTGCAGGTTCTGGAAAGTCATGGCGTAAAAACAGTCAATAAAGTGCAACTCGGCACCACGCCAGTGGTGCGCGGCGCGATCACCTCTGGCGAGCTGGATATTTACCCGGAGTACACCGGTAACGGCGCCTTCTTCTTTAAAGATGAGAACGATGCCGCGTGGAAAAACGCGCAGCAGGGCTACGAAAAAGTCAAAAAGCTGGATGCTGAAAAAAACAAACTGGTATGGCTAACCCCCGCCCCGGCGAACAACACCTGGACAATCGCGGTGCGTCAGGATGTGGCGCAGAAAAACAAACTTAACTCCCTTGAGGATCTGAGCCGCTACCTGAAGCAGGGCGGTGAATTTAAGCTCGCCGCGTCGGCTGAATTCATTGAACGTACCGATGCGCTGCCCGCGTTTGAAAAAGCCTATGACTTTAAATTGAAGCAGGATCAGCTGCTGTCGCTGGCCGGTGGCGATACGGCGGTCACCATCAAAGCGGCGGCGCAGCAAACCTCCGGTGTTAACGCGGCGATGGCCTACGGTACGGATGGCCCGGTGGCGGCGCTCGGTCTGCAAACCCTGAGCGACCCGAAAGGTGTGCAGCCCATCTACGCACCAACGCCGGTAGTACGCGAATCTGTGCTGAAAGCCTACCCGGAACTCGATACGTGGCTGAAGCCGGTATTTGCCAGCCTGGATGAGAAAACGCTGCAAAAACTCAACGCCAGTATTGCGGTGGAAGGGCTGGATGCGAAGAAAGTCGCGGCTGACTACCTGAAAGAAAAAGGCCTGGTGAAATAA